A single region of the Coregonus clupeaformis isolate EN_2021a chromosome 16, ASM2061545v1, whole genome shotgun sequence genome encodes:
- the LOC121572152 gene encoding immunoglobulin alpha-2 heavy chain-like, producing the protein MILSKMFTLCMIFLLLKQMDHVPAAAQSSAIRLTSANVGDTVTLHCFHEGDMAVIFSWYKQPFGNIPRLMSTYFLKYDSDAVFYHEFMGNPRFSVESDKGKNHLRISDMELSDSATYYCGSTYGNKMEFGEGTILIVKGSESNSKTVVQQSVSKSVQLGDSVTLNCTIHTETCVGEHSVYWFRHGSGESHPGIIYTHGDRGDQCENSPEAGSPTQSCVYNLPKRNLNLSDAGTYYCAVASCGEILFGNGTTLDFEGCDFTAQMRILVLLSIIRTGVLLCCVTIFIIIYTTRK; encoded by the exons ATGATACTTTCAAAGATGTTCACACTGTGTATGATATTTCTCCTCCTTAAACAAATGG ATCATGTTCCAGCTGCAGCACAATCCTCAGCCATTCGTCTCACGTCAGCCAATGTTGGAGACACAGTGACTTTGCACTGTTTCCATGAAGGTGACATGGCAGTAATATTCTCCTGGTACAAGCAACCCTTTGGAAATATTCCTCGGCTCATGTCAACATATTTTTTAAAGTATGACAGTGACGCTGTATTTTACCATGAATTTATGGGTAACCCTCGCTTCTCAGTGGAAAGTGATAAAGGAAAAAATCACCTAAGGATCTCAGACATGGAACTCTCTGATTCAGCCACATACTACTGTGGGAGCACTTATGGAAACAAGATGGAGTTTGGAGAAGGAACCATTCTCATTGTAAAAG GTTCAGAGTCCAACAGCAAGACAGTTGTTCAGCAGTCTGTGTCTAAATCAGTCCAGCTaggagactctgtgactctgaactgtacaatacacactgagacctgtgTAGGAGAACACAGTGTCTATTGGTTCAGACATGGCTCAGGAGAATCCCATCCAGGAATAATTTACACCCATGGAGACAGGGGTGATCAGTGTGAGAACAGCCCTGAGGCTGGGTCTCCTACACAGAGCTGTGTCTACAATCTCCCCAAGAGGAACCTCAACCTCTCTGATGCTGGGActtactactgtgctgtggcctcatGTGGGGAGATACTGTTTGGGAACGGGACCACACTGGACTTTGAGGGTTGTGACTTTACTGCCCAGATGAGAATCCTGGTCCTTCTCTCCATCATAAGAACTGGAGTTCTCCTCTGCTGTGTGACCATCTTCATCATTATCTATACCACCAGGAAATAA